The Callithrix jacchus isolate 240 chromosome X, calJac240_pri, whole genome shotgun sequence genome contains a region encoding:
- the LOC118150445 gene encoding transmembrane protein 185A, which translates to MSFLCLVVLYYIVWSVLFLRSMDVIAEQRRTHITMALSWMTIVVPLLTFEILLVHKLDGHNAFSCIPIFIPLWLSLITLMATTFGQKGGNHWWFGIRKDFCQFLLEIFPFLREYGNISYDLHHEDSEETEETPVPEPPKIAPMFRKKARVVITQSPGKYVLPPPKLNIEMPD; encoded by the exons ATgtcctttctgtgcctggtgGTCCTCTACTACATCGTGTGGTCCGTCTTGTTCTTGCGCTCTATGGATGTGATTGCCGAGCAGCGCAGGACACACATAACCATGGCCCTGAGCTGGATGACCATCGTGGTGCCTCTTCTTACGTTTGAG ATTCTGCTGGTTCACAAACTGGATGGCCACAACGCCTTCTCCTGCATCCCGATTTTCATCCCCCTTTGGCTCTCGTTGATCACGCTGATGGCAACCACATTTGGACAGAAAGGAGGAAACCACT GGTGGTTTGGTATTCGCAAAGATTTCTGTCAGTTTCTGCTTGAAATCTTCCCATTTCTACGAGAATACGGAAACATTTCGTACGATCTCCACCATGAAGATAGTGAAGAAACCGAAGAGACCCCAGTTCCGGAGCCTCCTAAAATCGCTCCCATGTTTCGAAAGAAGGCCAGGGTGGTCATTACCCAGAGCCCTGGGAAGTACGTGCTCCCACCTCCCAAATTAAATATCGAAATGCCGGATTAG
- the LOC118142880 gene encoding heat shock transcription factor, X-linked, translating into MSPPGSLSPFVMSWGWLPDSQGVPLATLHYHVCQMEDRSSLSMAHSEERNPRGQGHSSERVPFRPRLDSEIYHHSVDPSPAWDYPVSPGSPDLRMLMEEMAFQSLAEEASLRRPRPGGDVSPQGEDNLLSLPFPQKLWRLVNSNQFSSIWWHDSGTCLGINQKLFQTEILERDIPDKIFATDLLRSFVRQLNLYGFRKLHQRTFRTLTGIFTAQQPVSILNKLQFYFHPYFQRDSPHLLVRMKRRVGNKSRPRQGEEGQPGAAESRLAPAGTEQQDHTSPSEDEQVTPQHQDPASPSSQLRSGSAPPATAVTAPHPAVAGDNAPVAQPAGECSEGSRADAAPVAAVPAPAALPFLCFPGSPTQMNSDGPVVALPPAPPGTLALETTGHPAPGMPPFCRLWVPLPLVAAVAAQSAAFMAMFPHPPALPHHCPDCHHMSQCMPASHVLQAYPDDADHHT; encoded by the exons ATGTCACCCCCAGGCAGTCTGAGCCCCTTTGTGATGTCCTGGGGCTGGCTGCCTGACTCCCAAGGGGTGCCGCTGGCCACACTGCACTACCATGTTTGCCAGATGGAGGACAGGTCTTCATTGAGTATGGCTCACTCCGAAGAAAGGAATCCGAGGGGACAGGGACACAGCTCGGAAAGGGTGCCTTTTCGTCCCCGATTGGACTCGGAGATCTACCATCACTCAGTGGATCCTTCCCCAGCCTGGGACTACCCGGTGTCCCCCGGGAGCCCTGACTTGAGGATGCTGATGGAAGAAATGGCTTTCCAGTCTCTGGCCGAGGAGGCTTCCTTGAGAAGGCCACGCCCCGGAGGTGACGTCTCGCCCCAGGGAGAAGATaatctcctctccctcccctttccacagAAACTGTGGAGACTGGTCAACAGCAATCAGTTTTCTTCCATCTGGTGGCATGACAGTGGGACTTGTCTAGGGATCAATCAAAAACTCTTTCAAACGGAGATTCTCGAAAGGGACATCCCGGACAAAATTTTTGCCACGGACTTGCTAAGGAGCTTCGTTCGCCAGCTGAACTTGTATGGCTTCCGAAAACTGCATCAACGCACTTTCAGGACCCTCACCGGTATCTTCACGGCACAGCAGCCAGTCTCCATCTTGAACAAG TTACAGTTCTACTTCCATCCCTACTTTCAAAGAGACTCCCCTCACCTCCTCGTGAGGATGAAGAGAAGAGTGGGCAACAAGTCTCGACCAAGACAGGGGGAGGAGGGCCAGCCAGGAGCTGCGGAATCCCGTCTGGCACCAGCAGGCACCGAGCAACAGGATCACACGTCTCCGAGTGAGGATGAGCAGGTCACACCACAGCACCAGGACCCGGCCAGTCCCAGCAGCCAACTCAGGAGTGGCTCTGCTCCACCAGCAACTGCTGTGACGGCGCCCCATCCCGCCGTGGCGGGTGACAACGCTCCAGTGGCCCAGCCGGCCGGCGAGTGCTCGGAGGGCAGCCGGGCTGACGCGGCTCCCGTGGCAGCTGTCCCTGCGCCTGCGGCGCTGCCCTTCCTCTGTTTCCCCGGATCTCCCACCCAGATGAATTCCGACGGGCCTGTGGTGGCCCTTCCCCCAGCGCCCCCCGGGACCCTTGCCTTGGAGACCACAGGACACCCTGCGCCTGGCATGCCGCCCTTTTGCCGTCTCTGGGTGCCTTTGCCCCTAGTGGCTGCTGTGGCTGCACAGTCTGCTGCCTTCATGGCCATGTTCCCCCAtcccccagctctgccccaccATTGCCCCGACTGCCACCACATGTCACAGTGCATGCCAGCTAGCCATGTGCTCCAGGCGTACCCAGACGACGCAGACCACCACACATAG